One Nematostella vectensis chromosome 10, jaNemVect1.1, whole genome shotgun sequence genomic window carries:
- the LOC5521933 gene encoding DBH-like monooxygenase protein 1: protein MPHLASHKARKMRYQVSFACEGKMELCVVLLALCGVSAISAASLASEYNHFAALDDNQWMKLYWSINHNAKTISFALEAETTGWVGFGISSGSGMMKGADIVIGWVKDGKAFLTDRYADGEYMPKIDDHNDYKLISGTEENGKTILKFSRKIDTCDPRDRKIKIGTTKVIWALDYEDPQSENDMRKHRFRGSRSVLMLNSQGNSNPPDPAWSHFDILMNNYSVPARHTTYSCHVFTIPKFTKKHHIVRFDPVVQSENAGIVHHFIVMACDKDFPEHLSNDTSECTDEANMPAEVLKCRGRGVLVGAWGVGGGPFVYPDHVGSPLGLDFQGRYFVMEVHYNNPDKLAGKIDNSGVRFFYTDSLRKYDAGVLNVGASVTPWMLIPPKQKEWTTTTYCNKRCNENALMNSSLPEKGIKFFSAFLHTHLAGRATWTKHVRNGVELPEIARDDNYDFNFQDIQFLNKEVHFLPGDELIHECVYNTMDRTGVTFGGEATNDEMCLNFMFYYPFIPEMSRVCGVVDLKAAINIVDKYYPELSENVTKSTNNKFHVNPIRSSKKSWTSEMTEAYSKSIKESTGEFSVWCTKRTKNDTLRDLIKPQYMTPKVKITTPWKAPDDGCTDVNSSATTARLQLVVAWVLVLLVAIAL, encoded by the exons ATGCCGCACCTTGCTTCGCACAAAGCCCGCAAGATGCGCTATCAAGTTTCATTTGCATGCGAAGGAAAGATGGAGTTGTGTGTTGTGTTGCTCGCTCTTTGCGGAGTCTCTGCCATCTCGGCAGCAAGCCTGGCGTCCGAGTACAACCACTTTGCCGCCTTGGACGATAACCAATGGATGAAGCTGTACTGGAGCATTAATCACAATGCCAAGACCATCTCCTTCGCCCTGGAAGCGGAAACCACAGGATGGGTCGGCTTCGGGATCTCGTCCGGGTCTGGGATGATGAAGGGGGCTGACATCGTGATCGGGTGGGTCAAGGATGGAAAGGCCTTTCTTACG GATCGTTATGCTGACGGCGAATACATGCCCAAGATCGACGATCATAACGACTACAAATTAATCAGCGGAACCGAGGAGAACGGAAAGACCATCCTCAAGTTTAGCAGGAAGATTGACACGTGCGACCCACGTGATCGTAAGATCAAG ATTGGGACCACCAAAGTTATCTGGGCGCTTGATTACGAGGATCCACAGTCGGAGAACGACATGAGAAAGCACCGATTCCGCGGCTCGCGCAGTGTACTTATGCTCAACTCTCAAGGCAACAGCAACCCCCCGGACCCGGCGTGGAGCCACTTTGATATTCTCATGAACAAT TACAGTGTCCCGGCCAGACACACCACATACTCCTGTCACGTGTTCACCATCCCAAAGTTCACCAAGAAACACCACATCGTGCGG TTCGACCCCGTTGTCCAGTCGGAAAACGCTGGTATTGTGCATCACTTCATTGTCATGGCGTGCGATAAGGATTTCCCTGAACATCTCTCTAATGATACCAGCGAGTGTACGGACGAGGCTAACATGCCTGCAGAAGTTCTGAAGTGCCGCGGACGGGGTGTCTTAGTAGGAGCCTGGGgcgtagggggaggg CCCTTCGTTTACCCTGACCACGTGGGGTCCCCGCTTGGACTGGATTTCCAGGGACGATACTTTGTGATGGAAGTGCACTACAACAATCCTGATAAGCTGGCAG gTAAGATAGATAATTCAGGAGTGAGATTCTTCTACACGGACTCTCTGCGCAAGTATGATGCTGGAGTACTGAATGTCGGAGCTTCTGTGACACCATGGATGCTCATCCcgccaaaacaaaaagagtggACCACGACCACTTACTGCAACAAGAGATGCAATGAAAAT GCTCTGATGAACTCCAGTCTTCCCGAAAAAGGAATCAAGTTTTTCTCTGCTTTCTTGCACACTCATTTGGCCG gccgggcgaCCTGGACCAAGCATGTGAGGAATGGTGTCGAATTGCCTGAGATTGCACGTGACGACAACTACGATTTCAACTTTCAG gATATCCAGTTTTTGAACAAAGAAGTCCATTTCTTGCCG ggTGATGAGCTGATCCACGAGTGTGTCTACAACACCATGGACCGCACCGGGGTGACTTTT GGCGGTGAAGCTACGAATGATGAGATGTGCCTAAACTTCATGTTCTATTACCCGTTCATCCCGGAGATGTCTCGAGTTTGTGGCGTGGTCGACCTCAAGGCTGCTATTAACATCGTGGACAAATACTACCC TGAGCTGTCTGAAAACGTAACGAAATCGACGAATAACAAATTCCACGTCAACCCGATACGAAGCAGCAAAAAGAGCTGGACTTCTGAGATGACTGAGGCGTACTCAAAGAGTATCAAGGAATCGACGGGGGAGTTTTCCGTGTGGTGCACAAAACGCACGAAAAACGACACTCTCCGT GACCTGATAAAACCACAGTACATGACGCCGAAAGTAAAGATCACCACTCCATGGAAAGCCCCGGATGATGGCTGTACTGACGTCAATTCTTCTGCCACGACAGCGAGGCTCCAGCTCGTGGTGGCTTGGGTTCTAGTCCTCCTAGTTGCCATAGCGCTCTAG
- the LOC116604577 gene encoding uncharacterized protein LOC116604577 — translation MAESKVGKLKVPADMPIKMPSLSGGVLRVPDISKLKDLTAKVPKEIPKIPKFEPKKLVVKGLVKLGLQKHHCLNARKTAACCKSCWVCCCICYSRIPCITLIAAFWLALGYTGFALGLYEGVFHLNKFLKMDMIGMARMGIMALGLFLGGMSGLAVLNGIAATGRTRYNVYSGWKSKLTGRCCIILLFGWHGLVWLIWTIMGPLLLFPVIVMGIAFAVCQVKLVKQLGKTCIEFKEYGIDDIVKMDVLCGHDLIEFCGAMTGATPYFVAAFVGGIFIIIGVMIMLLALAVNVILVHKHRKETRPSEISTCRVCCNIRDPEKYDDCWPEPPVEEVQLSMRQKLLKDKGDKAGFEHNPHGQEKWSYVYDYHREPKPAGKRY, via the exons ATGGCAGAGTCCAAGGTAGGGAAGTTAAAAGTACCGGCGGACATGCCGATCAAAATGCCGAGTCTCTCAGGCGGTGTGCTCAGGGTTCCGGATATCTCCAAATTGAAAGACCTCACTGCAAAAGTTCCAAAGGAAATCCCAAAAATTCCCAAATTTGAACCAAAAAAGCTGGTTGTGAAAGGGCTCGTAAAACTTGGACTACAGAAACATCATTGTCTAAACGCCAGGAAGACGGCAG CGTGTTGCAAGTCGTGCTGGGTTTGCTGCTGTATCTGCTATTCTAGGATACCCTGTATCACGCTTATCGCAGCCTTCTGGCTCGCCTTGGGCTACACGGGCTTCGCACTTGGCCTCTACGAGGGCGTCTTTCACCTCAACAAGTTTCTCAAGATGGACATGAT CGGTATGGCGCGGATGGGTATCATGGCACTTGGTCTTTTCCTCGGTGGCATGTCAGGGCTCGCAGTGCTTAATGGGATTGCAGCTACAGGGCGCACGCGGTACAATGTGTACAGCGGTTGGAAGTCCAAACTCACCGGAAGATGCTGCATCATATTG CTATTCGGATGGCATGGTCTGGTGTGGCTTATCTGGACCATCATGGGGCCACTATTGCTATTTCCCGTCATCGTGATGGGTATCGCGTTCGCCGTCTGCCAGGTGAAGCTTGTCAAGCAGCTCGGAAAGACGTGCATCGAATTCAAAGAGTACGGCATCGATGACATCGTCAAGATGGACGTTTTGTGTGGACATGACCTAATCGAGTTTTGTGGCGCG ATGACTGGAGCGACTCCATATTTTGTTGCTGCGTTTGTCGGAGGgatttttatcatcattgGCGTC ATGATAATGCTCCTTGCCCTGGCTGTCAACGTTATCCTTGTGCACAAGCATCGCAAGGAGACCAGACCCAGCGAAATATCCACGTGTCGCGTGTGTTGCAATATCCGGGACCCTGAAAAATACGACGACTGCTGGCCTGAGCCGCCGGTCGAGGAGGTGCAACTGAGCATGCGACAAAAGCTACTTAAAGACAAGGGTGATAAAGCCGGCTTTGAACACAACCCACATGGACAGGAAAAGTGGAGTTACGTGTACGActaccacagggagcccaagccTGCTGGGAAACGATACtaa